CACCGTGACAATAATAAAATGGGACCTATTCAGTTATACGGTTTCATCAGAGCACATACAATCCCCTCTATCACTCCATTAAAATGTACAGCAGCATCAATACAAGCCCTTTCAGCATCCACAACTAAAGAATATACGAATTTGGACCACAAGCACATTGTAAACTGTCAAGCGGAGTTAGCGATATTTCAACTTTCCATGTTGCAGGGCTGATTTTTCCTGACATACGGTCATTTCATCGCCCGCCAACCCTGAGCAAGCTTGTGGTGCCCCCAAGGTCACCGCGAAGTAAAGATATATGGTGCACAGGAAGGCAAGCACCACTAGCGTTGTCAAGAGAAAGCGATGCCGCTCAACCAGGGCAGACCAACTACCAACATCATCACGAGATGATTGAGGCTTCTTAGGAGATGACAGAAAGAATGTGTTTTGCGACCTCCTGTGAGGCGATGATAATGAATCAAGAACCATGATTGATGAGCGGGCAAATTTGAATCCTGCACAAAACAAAGAATAAGTTTAACAAGAGATACATATTTTAAGCTACTTTAAATGTTCATAAGCAAGAACCATGAtttttttgggacggagggagtacataattcAAAACAGGTCACCCTGGGATGAAACAAAAACTTTAAATGTTTAAATCTCTCACAATACAAACCTTAATGATGTGAAACTATTATGTAACTCAACAAGAATCAAACTGACATTTTCAGAATATAAACAGAGAAATTCGTATTTTATCAAATAGACCTTTGACCGTCAGTAATCACACACAGGTCTAGAAAAGAAAATCCGAAGCAGCAGCAAATAGCAGTGTATCATACTAAAATATTCACTCACATGCTTAACTCTTCATAAGCATTCTACCTGTATATTCCGTACTTCACATTTCATGATTTATTATGATACATCCATATGTTTTGCGAGTGAGACAACTTTATGAAAACCTAGTATTCCAATCAGCAACTTCAAGAAAAACAGATATTCTCAGTGAAAGGAAGAATAAAAACAAATATATAACAACAAGAAAGAAAGCAGAACAATGAGTAGGGTTGCTCAAAACAAGTGTAAAGAAAAAACATGAGTTTGTAACAAAATAAGACTTGATGTCCAAGATGCCTGTTCTTTCCACAATTCCACTCTTAACTGCCAGGAATTTTCTTGAATAATTGTCACCTAGTGTACCACATGTTCCTTGGTAAATACATACTGAAGGACAAGGACATACCAGTACTGTTCTGTAAATTCCTGGATAAATTAAACCCTGTAGAAATATCTATGTTACATACATTGAAATACAAGTTACTGACTGAGTGTTTACAGTTTACATCAGTTGATCACAAAATGCAGCACCAAAAGCATGTATAAGTATACATTAGGCAATCTCCAGCAACATGCATCAAGTGTGATGTATTTTGGTTCATTAAGGGTGTGTTTGTTTCGGGCTTTTTCAGTGGCTTCTGTTCCCTAAAAGCTGTAGCCCAAACAACGGGCCATTTTTAGGCTGGCTCCATGCAGCCGAAAGTCGAAACCCTCCTGAAAAAATGTCCAAAAGCCTCGGCCCATATTTCGGGCTTCTTTCAGCCACAGCTAGCTCCAACCCCACCGCTAGGTTGGTCTTTCCCAATCTGCGCCGCCACCCGGCTCAACCTCATCAACCGGCCGGCAAATCAgagacgccgccgccccgtccacTGCCTCTGCCACCGGCCACTCCCCCTCACAGTACCGCCTCCACCCGCCCCAACCCCGGCCACTGGCCACTTGGATGCCATGGTAACCTCCTGCGCCTCTCTCCCTCAGAGCTCTCTCTGCTCCCTCCCCCCTCGCAGAGGCGTGCGCATGCTCTTCGTGTGTTACCTGTGTGCATGATCTTCCTGAGGCAATGTGCTCAGCCGGTTGATTGGACATAACTTCGTTCATGTTTCATCTAGTACTAGAGCTAACATTTCATTAGATTTGCTAATCGACATTGGTACTAGTGAACTGCTCTAGAATTGCAAATTGTACTGGTACTAGTGACTGCAACATTTGCAGAATGATACTGGTACTAATGAGTGCTACTGCTGCTATGAGACAAGTGAGTGCTACTCTATTGTCATTTGTTTATATAAATTTGCAAAATGATAATGGCTATATAGATGGAAGAGCCCAAAGTGAAAGCTCAGTGGGATAGAGAGGCCAACATAGTTTTTTTGTGAGTGTGCCACTAAGCAAATACAGCTTGGGCATAGGCCAACCAGGTCCTTAACTGCCGCTGGCTATCAGGGCAAGGCAGAGTTCAAAGCACGGACCCAAAGAACCTATATAAGAAAACAGTTCAGAAATCGTTGGGATGATATGAAGGCTATATATTCAGCATGGATATTTGCAAAAACAAAGCAACTAGACTTGGATAAGATGATGTGAAGCAAACTATTACGGCACACAATGCTCAATGGGAAGCATTTATCGCGGTTAGTTTATTTCGTACATGAATATCAGTTTTAGAAATGCCATGTTGTATAATGCTACTAACAAGTGTTAATTCTTTTATGTGCAGATTTACAAGCCAATTAAAGCTTTCCGCAAAGGACCTCCACACAGCTTGACGGAGCTTGCGATCATGTTTGACAAGGCGAATATTGATGGACAGTCATCTGTCATGCCAGGAATGGATGATGCAAAGGTGGCACAAACTCAAACGCAGGAAGATGTGCATGACTTGTACAAAGAAGAGAATGATACTACTGCTCCTAGTCCCCAGTACACTCAAGCCCAGAACAACCAAATCGAAGCGTCCAACAAATGCAATTCCTTGTAGTCCATCTAAGTTCAAGAAAAATAATGTGCCAAAAGACTTAAGGAGGTTTGTTGACCATGTCATACAGGAAGACTGTGCGGGGCAAACTAGTAAGACAGCCAACGATGATGATATTCTTGCCATTATGGAAGAGGTTGCCAAGTGTGAGGCATCCGGGACTAGTGATGAGTACAACATGGCTACAAGTTGTTTGCTAAACCATCAAACCATAGCTTCTTTTATGCAATGGAGACAAATGAAGGGAGACTGGCTCAAGAGACAGTTTGATGAAAGGAAGTAGTGCATCCTGTTGACTGTCATGTATCTCTATGCATTTCCCTGCTTAGTTTCGAACAATTGAGAACTTGTTGAACTATGTACCTTTTGCTTGCTTAATTGAACAATTGTTGAACTATGTATTTGCTTGCTTAATTGAGCACTTTGTTCATGTCATGTTACGTATGGATTGAATTATGGTATGTGGtactgattttttttttcaattgTATGTGCATAGATGAGTAAAACACCTATGAATGATGGTACCATTGTTCAAGTGAGAGTGCAAGTTAAAGTGAATCTGACATAAAGAAGATGAAGCTTAGGAAGAAGAGACTTCATCGATATATGTATGTTGCTTTTGTTGTTACCACACACAATGAGAAGTATCTAATGAAGAAACAAAGGACAGAGGTAAGATGCACTAGACGAGTGGTCTATGATTGCTTGGGGTCCTCCAGAGATTGCTACAAGATGTTTCGTATGCACAGACCTTCTTTTGACTTATTACATGAGACTCTGGTACGTGACTATGGGTTACGAGCAGCATGCAACATGTGTTCTGAGGAGGCTCTAGGGATATTCTTGTGGACTGTTGACAGCCCAGTCAGTGAGTCAAGTCCAGAACCGATTCAAGAGGTTCACTGAAACAGTTCACAGAAAATTCAACCATGTGTTTTAAGTGTTTGGTTTTATTTGCTGCGGACATCATTAGACCCATTGATCCCCAATTCAGAAATGTGCAGGAGAGACTTCAAGACCCTAAGTTCTTTCCTCACTTCAATGGTTGCATTGGTGTCATCAATGGAACACACATCCCTGTCACTGTGCCAGCTAAAAACATGATCAACCATTTTGGTCGACATGGTTATTCATCACAAAATGTGATGGTTGTACTCCCTCGATCCGAATTAATTGATGCAGCCTCTATACAATGTTGTATAGAGGCTGCGTCAATTAATTTCGATAGGAGGGAGTATGTGCCTTCAACATGAGATACATTACTGTAGTGGCTGGATGGCCTGGTTCAGCACATAACACAAGGGTATTCAAGTAGACATTTGACAAGCACAAAGAAAGGTTCCCTCATCCTCCAGCAGGTATTTCCTTCAAACAATCACACAACTCAACTTGACAATGTATTGTGTGTCCTGTTTGACATTAATCTTTATTGTGTAGGAAAATACTACCTCGCTGATTCTGGGTACCCCAATCAGGTTGGTTATCTAACACCACTCAGAGGAACAGAATACCATCTATCTGAGTTTCATATTGGCCATGCTGCAAGTGGCTGAGAAGAAATATTCAATTATCTCCACTCATCACTTAGAAATGTCATAGAACGATCCTTTGCTGTGTTGAAACAAAATGGCGCATTCTAAAACACTTGCCTAGCTACCCACCTAGGAAGCAAGCGAGGATTATCATTGTTTGTATGACATTGCAGAATTTTCATAAGAGACAGTGATTTGTATGATTACCACTTTGTTACATGTGATGATGATGATAACTACTATCCTCCAGGGAATGTGCTCAACACAATTGGAGGAACCATGCAGGAGGTGGAAATACAACCATGGACACAACTGGTAACATGATTGCTGATTCTATGATGGCGGCGACGGCGAGAGAGTAGGTTGCAGTTCACCAAAACCGTGTATTTTTCAACCAAAGGACGGTTTCATGTAATATATAGTAATTCGTAACATATGTTATGATGGGTTCAAAATTATTGTCATACGTCTAGTATGTCAAATTCATTGAAACTACTGTAATTTCAGTTCAAACATGTGAAAACTGGACATATGAGACTAAAACAGCTCTTAATCGGGTCATTTACTGTTGAGGATAATCAGCACTTGAACCCAATCTACAGAACAACAGAGGGCATTCTAGTCAATTCAGCATGTTTCAGCACCAGCTGCAGCTCAGTACCACTACCAAACAATTGCAACTGGAGCTAGCAGCTACAGCTGCACCTTCCAGCCGGAGCCGTTTCAGCTGCAGCCGCAGAAGTTGCAGACCAAACAAATACAACCTAAGATTGGTGTCCACCTGGTTGTAAAACTGAAAAGCATACACAACAAAGCTAGAGTATCTCCATGTCCATCATATTCAAAAAAGCAGGCAAGTGAAGAGGGAAAGTGATGCTCCATCCATGATATGAGCACTTGAAACCGCTCCGTACATTCCAGGAACCTCTCTGGAGCAGCGATTGGGAGGTTATTTTGTTGCTTCCTCTCGCCGTCAGTGTTGGTGCAGGGCCTTGTCCAGCAGGAGTGGGCGGGGACCTCATCGGTTTCTGTCCGACGGTGACATAGGATAAGCTTAGTTTGCTTCGAGAGGCGCTAAATCAATGGTGGGTACGACGCCGCGTTGGAATAATCTGCCTCTGCTCTTCCCTTGAATCGGCGGTGCTCTAATCGGCTGCACAAGGCAGCAGGTGGCTTGGTCTTCTTGCCAGCCTCCAGATCCGATCTGATTTTGTGACCGGTACAGTTTTGTTTATTGTCTTGCAGGGTACATGGGTGGTGGCAGGCGACGGCGTTCCTTTTCTTTAACAGCATCGGAAGAAGTTGACAGGGCCAGGATTTGGTGGACATGGGGAAGAACCCTGGCCGACGGGCCACAAAGCCTCGGTCTCATCGCTTGTGGCGGCCTGGTTGATCGGCTCAAAAGGCATCCTTGTATGCGAAGGTGCTCCCTCAGATCTAGGTATAGTGGCAGTTTCCCTCTTTCTCCGATGTTGCCTCGGTGGCGTCTGAGGACGATGCTGGACGATGATTCAGCATGGCACAGGATTCTCTACGGGTGAAATTATAGTTCTACTTGCTGCGGAGTCTTTGGTGCAAAATTGCAAGACACCTATGTTTGTTTTGTGTGATGATCACGTGTGTAATCCCTGTAATATGTTTGTCTAATGAATTAGACGTGGTTACTTGAAGAAAACCTACAAGTCCAAAATAAGAACATTGAGTAATTATTAAAGTCCATCATGATTTACAAGTTGACTTGTATTGTGGACTTGCAGTCCAAAACCACAGGCACCGAAGCATTAAGCACAAAACTGGAATGAACACGGGTAAATACAATCAGTTACTACCAAACGAATTCTTTCGTCTTCTCAGACCTAACACGCAGGCCAGCTTCCAGGCTATTTGTCATCTAATTCTTGTAGACCCTTCTTTCATCTACAGCTGCCAATCAAAAAGCAAAACACTGAAATTTGGAAACTCAAACACCTATAGCACAGTTGTGGTCTTCCTTGATAAAAGAATGTTTGAAGCACTGAacgtagaacaattgttctatgGTAATTTTCATTTATCAAAATTTTAAGAATATGAACAAGCCAAATTACAAGAAACTAATAACACAACTAAAGGAAGGGAAGGGCCAAACTCAGCCAATTCCTGTTTTTGGCAACATTCTCCCCAGGTGCAAAATCAGCTAAACTAAAAGGTGGCTTTCTATCCACCTGTGCAAAACTGTGCTTTATTTATCCTTGATTCTGTGGCTCATGATTTGCAGATCTTTCTTAAACATAATCTTCCAGGATAGCTGGTGAATCCAAAACGTAAATAGGAGTAAATTCGAACGCGGACGGTACACACCAAACGGCGATCCAAACCAGGTTTGCTCCGATTGCAATCGTACAAGACATGATCAAATGATTCCGCAATAGACAGATCTCGTCTACCACAGCCAAAGCACAAGGCACACCGAGCATGAAGAacgagagaaagaaaaaaatgcGGGGGAAGCGCGCAGCTCAGATCCGAGGAAAGTGGGTGGGGGATACATAAAACAGTACTTACTTGGTTATGATCCGGGCAGGCGTGCCTCCTCTGGCCGccctgcccctctctctctctcttctccgAAGATTTGTGGGTGGGCTCGAGAAGCGGAGACGCGGTTTGTGGGAAAGGAGAGAGAAGGGGAAGATAAAGTAGCAGAAATTTATCGGGTATCCTTCGGTGGACCTTTTGTGATATTGGAGGGATTGTTATTTATAGCGTGACTGTGTGAAAACActataagagcaactccaacgcggcCGCAACCCATCGTCGGCCCGCGTTTGGGTTCGCGTCCGGACAGAAAAGTCCGTCCAACGCGTCGACCTAAATGAATGCGCGTTCACTTTTTGTCCACCTGTCGATCTATTTTCAACCCAATTTTAAGCCTTATTTGCGTCGTCGCAGACACAAAACGGACGCGCGTGGCGCTCACCTACTTTTCCCCTGGCCCGCTAGTCGGTGGCATATTGGCTATCCTCTTCCATTCCAAAAGCAAATCCTCGCCTACCTCCTTCGTCGAAGGCCGTTGCTGCCCATTTTTCGATGCCTCTACCAGCGGACAGTGACGTAACATCCCCCATCCCCCTCCAACGCTGCCACCTCCCACGTCGCCGCCACCGTCGTCTCGCCGTCGGGGCTCCGAAAGCTTCCCACCCCCACCTCCCCGACACAGCCGCGACCAAGAAgccacctcgccgccccgccaACTCCTTCGTCCTGACACCGGCACGCTCGTCGGACGCCGTCAGGGCAGCCAGCTGGTCCAAGGGCAGCGCGCCTCCCTTCGCCGGCCAACTCCTTCGTCGGCGCCGGCAAGTTGTTCGACAGTTTGCCAAGTTACAAAATGGACTCCGCCGACGAGTTCTTTTTCCATAATTTCCTTTGCGACTCCGACGATTCCTCGTCCGATGATGAGGAAGAGATCTTGGCTGCCGTGCTGGTCCATCACCACCTTAATAGCCAGCGACCGTTGTTCCGTGGCTCCATTCTGGGGCACCTTCCCTTGTTGAATCACAACCGAGAGAGCGGGCATTTCCTTCTTCGGAAGGACTACTTTGACACAACGAACCCGTTGTTCAAACATCAGAAATTTCGGCGCCATTTCCGTATGAGTAGGCATCTTTTCAACCGTATTAGAGAGGGGGTGGTCGGATACGATGACTAtttcgagtgcaaagaggatgcccTTGGAAAGATTGGCTTCCCTTATCAGAAATGCGCTGCAGCCGTCCGGATGCTTGCATACGAAGTGCCCGATGATCTCATTGACGAGTACGTCTGTATGCGTGAGTCTACATGCCTAGACTCCATGTACAAGTTCTGCAAGGCTGTGATTGctgtgtttggccctgagtacttgagagagccaACTCCTCAAGATACAGCCCGCTTGTTGTCGATGAATGCCAGCAGGGGCTTCCCATagatgcttggcagcatagactgcatgcactgggagtggaagaaccGCCCTTCTACTTGGCAAGGGCAATATAAGGGCCATGtcagggcttgcactgtcatacttGAGGACGTGGCATCACAAGATCTCTGGATCTGGCACTCTTTCTTCGGCATGGCCGGgtcacacaatgatatcaacgtgcttcaacgctcgccggtgtttgcaaggcttgccgaaggcaacagCCCTCCGGTGAATGTTACCATCAACGGCCACAACTACGACAAAGGATACTACCTAGGTgatggtatctatcctcagtggatcattattgtgaagacaatccCCAATCCTGTCGGAGAGAAGAGGAAATGATTTTCCCAAGAACAAGAGGGTGCTAGGAAGGACGTCGAGCGTGCCTTTGGTCTTTTGCAATCTCAACggggcatcgttcggtatcctgTTAGGACTTGGAGCACGAAGAAGCTGTGGGAGGTGATGGCTGCTTGTGTGGTCATGCATAATATGATCGTGGAATATGAACGTCCGAAACGTATCTACGATCAAGGGTTTCAGCttcagggtgagaatgttgtgcctgagcatggagAAGTGGCAACGTTTGAACAGTTCACCCAATTTCATCATGAAATGCGTGATTGGGAAACTCACATGCAGCTGCAAAATGATTTGGTCGAGCCTATGTGGGCTCATGTTGGCAATCAATAGATGTATCCTTTTTATTTGGCTTGTAAAACTATGTGAGGACAATTTAATTTATATTCGGGCTTGTTAAAATATGCTTTATATTTGGTTATGAAACTCTGCTTCCTTGTGAAACTATATATTTGCTTGTGAAATATGCAAAGTGTTCATTGAAAATGGAGGCCAGCCGGCCACGCCGGCAAATATGGGTTGGCGTGTTGGGCGCACTGCCGACCCAGATCAAAAAGAGGACGGACACCGAGTGAGCGGCCAATCCAAACGGATAAAAAATGGACAAATGCGCCGTCTGTTTGGGTCGACGCGTTGGAGTTACTCTAATCACTTTATATATTTCGTTAgagtttatttatttattaacaTGGGAAATACTACTGATCAACAACAACGTACATATACAACTATGCACTTCAGCACTTCCGTGAGTGACGCTACATCTTCATTAAGGCAAGATCTGTTGCCTGCACATAAAGAGAATTTTGGATTTTGAGTGCTAGTTTAGCTTGATGATGTGCCCGAAAATTATAGCTCCTGTTGACATGGTAAATGCCGGTAGCATCAAAAGCCGGAGAGGTTGTAATGTAAGCAAGTTGAGGCCTAATGGTCCTATGGCCTGGAGTATGAACCAGGCTGTTAGCTGCAAGTGTTGTTGCCAGAGTCGCGCTGTCCGTCAGAAGAGTGACCTGCTGAAGCTGAAGCAGCTCTGCTATCTTGGATGCAAGCATGATGCCAAATGCTTCAGCCTATATGGCTGATGTCACTGGTGGAGAAACAACCGAAGTGCATAGGTTCTTGCACTATCGATCGCTTGAAAAATGTATGAATACGCCTATACCTGCCACTATCGGTTGACCTTCAGGTCCTAAATTCCATGCTGCTTCAGAGTAGACAGAAGGACCTGGAAAACTAGAAATGTCCATAATTGTTTTTCCTAGAGATGGTGTTGCCTGACCGTAGTGATTTGGCTTTGTACATGAGTCTCCACAGGCACAACCTTGTTAGTCTCGTTGAGACTACTGCACTATTGCTCGGAGGGATTGCAACTTCCAGTCTAGTTTCCTTCAAGATCACCGCCGCAGCTGCGTATACCTAAGAAGGTGATCTAGATTTCCCGCAAAAAGGATTGTCACTCCGAGATGTCCAAAGACACCACAAAAAGGTATATAGCGAGGCAATGTTTATTTGTGGTGATTGGAAGTGAGGAGAGCTTTAATCATTTGTGGAAATGAAGTTATGTGTTGGGCAACCCGAGAGCCATGACCGGCGCCGGCCCCCGAAATCTGAGTCGCCTCACAAGAAACCCAGCGCCCTCCACCCCCTCGCCGTCAAAAGCTCGTCGACGATCTCCAAACAAATCAACCCACGAATAGGAAAAATGGCACATGAATGGGTCGGAGTCTTGCACTCACAGCAAGACTGGGTTGCCTGCGTCGAAGCAGATCCACGACTTGGGGCGGCGGGATTGTTCGTTGGTGTGGGGATCTCTCTCGTTGACAGAAtcagaggagagagagggggtgggGAGAAGAAAATGCCGCATGGAGGAGAGAGGGAAGCGGTGACGTCTTGCAAGCCACATTATTTTACGGTATAAACCAAGCTTTATTAACAAACTATAACTAGGAGTTCGGTTTACAGGAATTACGGCGTCCTTTATTAACAAACTATAACTAGGAGTTCGGTTTACAGGAATTATGGTGAATCTAGGGAGACTTGCATGAGATCTTACATTAGACGAGatctattttaaaaaaaaatacaTGTTCAAATGTCCTCAAAATTTTTGTGGACACACATTAATGTTTGATATACAGCCTCAAAAAAATTAGCGACTAATTCAACTTATATTAATAGAAACAAAAAGGACAAAATTGTAGGTGAATAGTGTCAAAGTACTATtgatgcagagcatcctacgatcatccccatgtacactatgACTACTCCCCAAGCCCCAAGAGGACATACGATGAGACTTCGACcatacgccattggacacaaggttaactcgctcctctccgaacCTTCACTTTCcacacatgagacatggctactacctcaaacatATGTGCTTTGCATGACCAGGAACGATTCTACATCAAGAGCACCGCCTCTCATCATCGCCACAGATTCGTCATCAATAACGACCACTTCACCGTTTTGACACCCTAACCGTACgcaagaacggtaacctctatatcaccttggtatcatggtatcccatcattgtacattcttcTTGCCATAgtattgataacccctagcccattttgggtcacttgcctatcgagactagccatttgagtattgccggcaacgttacttgtgcacataatgatcatcccttccattgcatacgtaccatatcatattggtatcatcttggtGTCATAGTaccatcccttgtgtcacaagctTGTTCcggcatatacacaattgctatcttggtttgtgcatttcacatagtggccatataaaaaaagcttttaagcaaagaaaaagagagcaaaagaagcttgtaagcaatagccatagcatcatac
This sequence is a window from Aegilops tauschii subsp. strangulata cultivar AL8/78 chromosome 7, Aet v6.0, whole genome shotgun sequence. Protein-coding genes within it:
- the LOC109744289 gene encoding uncharacterized protein, translating into MVLDSLSSPHRRSQNTFFLSSPKKPQSSRDDVGSWSALVERHRFLLTTLVVLAFLCTIYLYFAVTLGAPQACSGLAGDEMTVCQEKSALQHGKLKYR